A single Harpia harpyja isolate bHarHar1 chromosome 6, bHarHar1 primary haplotype, whole genome shotgun sequence DNA region contains:
- the BCL2L13 gene encoding bcl-2-like protein 13, which produces MASSTAVPVGFHYETKYVVLSYLGLLSQEKPQEHPPPSTQGTQQQLMTQHALEKEALEKIKIEIEEELKRLDEEILEAFTTTGFDCHTSPVFSPANPESSIEDCLAHLGEKVSQELKDHLHKALQSLLSKPVTYQEYRERTQETAVHASGWNKVLVPLVLLQQFLVELTRRGQEPLSALVNFGVTYLEDYSADYIIQQGGWGTVFTLESEEEEYPGLIAEDSNDIYILTSDNSGQVSPPESPTVTTSWQSESLPVSLSASQSWHTESLPVSLGPESWQQVAMDPEEVKSLDSNGGGEERSENNSSNSDIVHVEKEEIPEGIEEAVVSAVTAETMQAAFPETPASLQEVKPQAEIAAVEKAHPSAFLRAKQEEKGKAAEELVEPEIPILSKPVPELAPSEEKAAPEPEKILLPGEKIVGKEGHLEEIEEKSSAAEEKPILLPEGKSILLYGGAAAVAILAVAVGVALALRKK; this is translated from the exons ATGGCGTCctctactgctgtgcctgtaggatTTCACTATGAAACAAAATACGTAGTTCTCAGCTACCTGGGACTTTTATCACAAGAGAAGCCACAGGAGCATCCTCCTCCTTCAACTCAAG GGACTCAACAACAGCTTATGACACAACATGCTTTGGAGAAAGAGGCTTTGGAGAAGATTAAAATAGAAATTGAGGAGGAGCTAAAACGTCTTGATGAAGAAATCTTGGAAG caTTTACCACTACAGGATTTGACTGCCACACTTCCCCAGTGTTCAGTCCTGCCAATCCAGAGAGCTCAATAGAAGACTGCCTGGCTCATTTGGGGGAGAAAGTGTCCCAGGAATTGAAAGACCATCTGCACAAAGCACTGCAGAGCTTGCTTAGCAA GCCAGTGACATATCAAGAATATCGAGAGCGCACACAGGAGACAGCTGTTCATGCCAGTGGATGGAACAAG GTCTTGGTACCCCTGGTTCTGCTACAACAATTTCTGGTGGAGTTAACCAGACGGGGCCAGGAACCACTGAGCGCGCTTGTGAACTTCGGGGTGACATATCTAGAAGACTATTCTGCAGACTATATCATTCAACAAGGAGGATGG GGGACGGTCTTTACTTTGGAATCTGAAGAGGAAGAGTACCCTGGGCTCATTGCAGAGGACAGTAATGACATCTACATCCTGACCAGCGACAACTCGGGACAGGTGAGCCCCCCGGAGTCCCCCACAGTGACCACGTCGTGGCAGTCGGAGAGCCTGCCCGTCTCCCTGTCAGCGAGTCAGAGCTGGCACACAGAGAGCCTGCCAGTCTCCCTGGGACCCGAGTCCTGGCAGCAAGTGGCCATGGATCCTGAAGAAGTCAAAAGCCTGGACAGCAACGGAGGGGgtgaagagaggagtgagaacaacTCTTCCAACTCAGATATTGTTCACGTGGAGAAGGAAGAGATACCGGAGGGGATTGAGGAAGCAGTGGTGTCAGCTGTCACTGCAGAGACCATGCAGGCAGCGTTTCCAGAAACTCCTGCTTCTTTACAGGAAGTAAAACCTCAAGCTGAAATTGCTGCTGTTGAAAAAGCACATCCCTCTGCATTTCTGCGggcaaaacaggaggaaaagggaaaagcgGCTGAAGAGCTTGTTGAACCTGAAATCCCCATATTAAGTAAACCTGTCCCAGAGCTAGCCCCATCAGAAGAAAAGGCTGCACCAGAACCTGAGAAAATACTccttccaggggaaaaaatagtggGGAAAGAGGGCCATTTGGAAGAAATAGAAGAGAAATCCTCCGCTGCAGAGGAGAAACCTATCTTATTGCCAGAAGGGAAATCTATATTGCTGTACGGTGGGGCTGCTGCGGTAGCTATATTAGCTGTAGCAGTCGGAGTAGCGCTGGCGCTTAGAAAAAAGTAA